A window of Tripterygium wilfordii isolate XIE 37 chromosome 7, ASM1340144v1, whole genome shotgun sequence contains these coding sequences:
- the LOC120001267 gene encoding putative proline-rich receptor-like protein kinase PERK11 isoform X1: protein MTFVQVCTVAGGTAGDGGENEGKVVVVGVKLDSASRELLTWSLVKVAQPGDRVTAVHVLDSIAEGPSSLLSLVKTFDSVLSVYEGFCNLKQVDLQLKVCRGSKVRKILVKEAKASGAAKLVVGISKTPHTIRSSISVAKYCARKLSPNVSVFAVGSGKVVFQRDAVKLSQENWICSPRSDSDSGSKFREKICKSSAVTPVLEKNSGIQFCENSQNGSGQDNSLSIVPFQTGELVLSSNTPELKQGCQLLRRVFISRQRQAEKSSAKKTSVLRWLLALPSRYASTYVHPDQKQNNSDAGDDHTSSLDEENGAIVPVGSDVLWSPVSPSHDLNDIPEELLGLHEKYSSTCRLFSYKELSMATSDFKPENLVGKGGSGYVYRGYLPDGKELAVKILKPYEDVLKEFVSEIEIITQLHHKNLISLFGYCFENNNLALVYDFLSRGSLEENLHGNAEDVKAFSWRERYEVAVGVAEALEYLHNCSAQPVIHRDVKSSNILLSEDFEPQLSDFGLASWVSTSSSLITCTDVAGTFGYLAPEYFMHGKVSDKMDVYAFGVVLLELLSGRKPICGEQPKGQESLVMWARPILKDGKITRLLDPRLSDSYDFGQIERMVLAASLCIRRSPKSRPQIRIVLKLLQGDEQVTNWAKQQLRTAEVDEMDGEAVPTNIQSHLNLALLDLEDDSLSISSNEQSVSLEDYLQGRWSRTSSFP, encoded by the exons ATGACTTTTGTCCAAGTCTGTACGGTCGCCGGTGGCACTGCCGGCGATGGTGGAGAAAATGAGGGGAAGGTCGTGGTGGTCGGGGTGAAGTTGGACTCGGCGAGCAGGGAGCTGCTCACGTGGTCCCTGGTCAAGGTTGCACAGCCTGGTGACCGTGTCACTGCTGTTCACGTTCTCGATTCTATCGCCG AGGGTCCATCGTCGCTGCTCTCTCTGGTGAAGACATTCGATTCAGTGTTGTCTGTATATGAAGGTTTCTGCAACTTAAAGCAG GTAGATTTGCAGCTAAAGGTCTGTAGAGGATCAAAAGTAAGGAAAATACTAGTAAAAGAAGCCAAAGCATCTGGTGCGGCTAAATTAGTTGTCGGAATTTCTAAGACTCCTCATACAATCCGGTCATCAATATCTGTTGCCAAGTATTGCGCCAGAAAATTGTCTCCAAATGTCTCTGTTTTTGCTGTTGGTAGTGGCAAAGTTGTTTTCCAGAGAGATGCAG TGAAATTGAGTCAGGAGAACTGGATTTGCTCGCCAAGATCTGATTCAGATAGCGGAAGCAAATTTCGGGAAAAGATCTGCAAAAGTTCTGCGGTGACCCCGGTGTTGGAAAAGAATTCTGGAATTCAATTCTGTGAGAATTCACAAAATGGTAGTGGTCAGGATAATTCATTGAGTATAGTACCATTTCAAACAGGTGAGTTGGTTTTAAGCTCAAACACACCTGAGTTGAAGCAAGGTTGCCAGTTGCTTCGGCGCGTATTTATATCAAGGCAGCGACAGGCGGAGAAATCTTCCGCAAAGAAGACGTCTGTGTTACGATGGCTATTGGCACTACCAAGTAGATATGCTTCTACTTATGTTCACCCGGATCAGAAACAGAATAATTCTGATGCGGGGGACGATCATACTTCTAGTTTGGATGAGGAGAATGGTGCAATTGTGCCTGTAGGTTCTGACGTTTTGTGGTCTCCTGTATCCCCGTCCCACGACTTAAATGATATTCCTGAAGAATTGCTGGGTCTACATGAGAAATACTCATCCACATGTAGATTGTTCAGCTACAAGGAGCTTTCAATGGCAACCTCTGACTTCAAGCCTG AGAACTTGGTTGGTAAAGGCGGCAGTGGTTATGTCTACAGAGGGTATCTCCCAGATGGCAAGGAACTGGCGGTAAAAATCTTGAAGCCATATGAGGATGTATTGAAGGAATTTGTCTCTGAAATTGAGATCATCACACAATTACACCACAAGAATTTAATATCCCTGTTtggatattgttttgagaaCAACAATCTAGCCTTGGTTTATGATTTTCTATCAAGAGGAAGCCTAGAGGAAAATCTTCATG GCAATGCAGAGGATGTGAAAGCATTTTCCtggagagagagatatgaagTGGCAGTGGGTGTAGCTGAGGCACTGGAATATTTACATAATTGCTCTGCCCAACCTGTGATCCATAGGGATGTGAAATCATCTAACATTCTTCTGTCTGAAGATTTCGAGCCTCAG CTTTCAGATTTTGGGCTTGCTAGTTGGGTCTCAACTTCGTCATCCCTCATAACTTGCACAGATGTCGCAGGAACTTTTGG TTACCTGGCACCAGAGTATTTCATGCATGGAAAAGTGAGTGACAAAATGGATGTTTATGCGTTCGGTGTTGTACTTTTGGAGCTTCTTTCTGGTAGAAAGCCAATATGTGGTGAGCAACCTAAGGGGCAGGAGAGCCTTGTTATGTGG GCAAGACCTATTCTAAAAGATGGCAAAATTACCCGACTGCTAGATCCACGTTTAAGCGACAGCTATGATTTTGGCCAGATCGAGAGAATGGTGTTAGCTGCTTCCCTTTGCATCAGGCGCTCACCCAAATCCCGTCCTCAAATTAGGATT GTTTTGAAACTCCTCCAAGGTGATGAGCAGGTGACAAATTGGGCAAAGCAACAACTAAGGACAGCTGAAGTTGATGAGATGGATGGAGAAGCAGTTCCTACAAACATCCAGTCCCATCTGAATCTTGCGTTGCTAGACTTAGAGGATGACTCACTTTCTATTAGCAGCAACGAGCAAAGTGTTTCATTAGAGGATTACCTGCAAGGGAGATGGAGCCGAACATCAAGTTTTCCTTGA
- the LOC120001267 gene encoding probable receptor-like protein kinase At3g17420 isoform X2 gives MTFVQVCTVAGGTAGDGGENEGKVVVVGVKLDSASRELLTWSLVKVAQPGDRVTAVHVLDSIAEGPSSLLSLVKTFDSVLSVYEGFCNLKQVDLQLKVCRGSKVRKILVKEAKASGAAKLVVGISKTPHTIRSSISVAKYCARKLSPNVSVFAVGSGKVVFQRDAVKLSQENWICSPRSDSDSGSKFREKICKSSAVTPVLEKNSGIQFCENSQNGSGQDNSLSIVPFQTGELVLSSNTPELKQGCQLLRRVFISRQRQAEKSSAKKTSVLRWLLALPSRYASTYVHPDQKQNNSDAGDDHTSSLDEENGAIVPVGSDVLWSPVSPSHDLNDIPEELLGLHEKYSSTCRLFSYKELSMATSDFKPENLVGKGGSGYVYRGYLPDGKELAVKILKPYEDVLKEFVSEIEIITQLHHKNLISLFGYCFENNNLALVYDFLSRGSLEENLHEDVKAFSWRERYEVAVGVAEALEYLHNCSAQPVIHRDVKSSNILLSEDFEPQLSDFGLASWVSTSSSLITCTDVAGTFGYLAPEYFMHGKVSDKMDVYAFGVVLLELLSGRKPICGEQPKGQESLVMWARPILKDGKITRLLDPRLSDSYDFGQIERMVLAASLCIRRSPKSRPQIRIVLKLLQGDEQVTNWAKQQLRTAEVDEMDGEAVPTNIQSHLNLALLDLEDDSLSISSNEQSVSLEDYLQGRWSRTSSFP, from the exons ATGACTTTTGTCCAAGTCTGTACGGTCGCCGGTGGCACTGCCGGCGATGGTGGAGAAAATGAGGGGAAGGTCGTGGTGGTCGGGGTGAAGTTGGACTCGGCGAGCAGGGAGCTGCTCACGTGGTCCCTGGTCAAGGTTGCACAGCCTGGTGACCGTGTCACTGCTGTTCACGTTCTCGATTCTATCGCCG AGGGTCCATCGTCGCTGCTCTCTCTGGTGAAGACATTCGATTCAGTGTTGTCTGTATATGAAGGTTTCTGCAACTTAAAGCAG GTAGATTTGCAGCTAAAGGTCTGTAGAGGATCAAAAGTAAGGAAAATACTAGTAAAAGAAGCCAAAGCATCTGGTGCGGCTAAATTAGTTGTCGGAATTTCTAAGACTCCTCATACAATCCGGTCATCAATATCTGTTGCCAAGTATTGCGCCAGAAAATTGTCTCCAAATGTCTCTGTTTTTGCTGTTGGTAGTGGCAAAGTTGTTTTCCAGAGAGATGCAG TGAAATTGAGTCAGGAGAACTGGATTTGCTCGCCAAGATCTGATTCAGATAGCGGAAGCAAATTTCGGGAAAAGATCTGCAAAAGTTCTGCGGTGACCCCGGTGTTGGAAAAGAATTCTGGAATTCAATTCTGTGAGAATTCACAAAATGGTAGTGGTCAGGATAATTCATTGAGTATAGTACCATTTCAAACAGGTGAGTTGGTTTTAAGCTCAAACACACCTGAGTTGAAGCAAGGTTGCCAGTTGCTTCGGCGCGTATTTATATCAAGGCAGCGACAGGCGGAGAAATCTTCCGCAAAGAAGACGTCTGTGTTACGATGGCTATTGGCACTACCAAGTAGATATGCTTCTACTTATGTTCACCCGGATCAGAAACAGAATAATTCTGATGCGGGGGACGATCATACTTCTAGTTTGGATGAGGAGAATGGTGCAATTGTGCCTGTAGGTTCTGACGTTTTGTGGTCTCCTGTATCCCCGTCCCACGACTTAAATGATATTCCTGAAGAATTGCTGGGTCTACATGAGAAATACTCATCCACATGTAGATTGTTCAGCTACAAGGAGCTTTCAATGGCAACCTCTGACTTCAAGCCTG AGAACTTGGTTGGTAAAGGCGGCAGTGGTTATGTCTACAGAGGGTATCTCCCAGATGGCAAGGAACTGGCGGTAAAAATCTTGAAGCCATATGAGGATGTATTGAAGGAATTTGTCTCTGAAATTGAGATCATCACACAATTACACCACAAGAATTTAATATCCCTGTTtggatattgttttgagaaCAACAATCTAGCCTTGGTTTATGATTTTCTATCAAGAGGAAGCCTAGAGGAAAATCTTCATG AGGATGTGAAAGCATTTTCCtggagagagagatatgaagTGGCAGTGGGTGTAGCTGAGGCACTGGAATATTTACATAATTGCTCTGCCCAACCTGTGATCCATAGGGATGTGAAATCATCTAACATTCTTCTGTCTGAAGATTTCGAGCCTCAG CTTTCAGATTTTGGGCTTGCTAGTTGGGTCTCAACTTCGTCATCCCTCATAACTTGCACAGATGTCGCAGGAACTTTTGG TTACCTGGCACCAGAGTATTTCATGCATGGAAAAGTGAGTGACAAAATGGATGTTTATGCGTTCGGTGTTGTACTTTTGGAGCTTCTTTCTGGTAGAAAGCCAATATGTGGTGAGCAACCTAAGGGGCAGGAGAGCCTTGTTATGTGG GCAAGACCTATTCTAAAAGATGGCAAAATTACCCGACTGCTAGATCCACGTTTAAGCGACAGCTATGATTTTGGCCAGATCGAGAGAATGGTGTTAGCTGCTTCCCTTTGCATCAGGCGCTCACCCAAATCCCGTCCTCAAATTAGGATT GTTTTGAAACTCCTCCAAGGTGATGAGCAGGTGACAAATTGGGCAAAGCAACAACTAAGGACAGCTGAAGTTGATGAGATGGATGGAGAAGCAGTTCCTACAAACATCCAGTCCCATCTGAATCTTGCGTTGCTAGACTTAGAGGATGACTCACTTTCTATTAGCAGCAACGAGCAAAGTGTTTCATTAGAGGATTACCTGCAAGGGAGATGGAGCCGAACATCAAGTTTTCCTTGA
- the LOC120002103 gene encoding uncharacterized protein LOC120002103 — MATEQKEDDQQVTSSHAVSLRGKVEECYKKIKENAETYPYVWASYITVYGGFSLWLAYRWRKLRKTEDRVKILQERLRKLKESEVSASSAAAVEKAPPSTDKIAK; from the coding sequence ATGGCAACGGAGCAAAAAGAAGACGATCAGCAAGTCACTAGTTCCCATGCTGTTAGCCTGAGAGGTAAGGTGGAGGAATGCTACAAAAAGATTAAAGAGAATGCAGAGACTTACCCATATGTTTGGGCTTCCTATATTACTGTGTATGGCGGTTTTTCCCTATGGTTGGCCTATAGATGGAGAAAGCTTCGCAAAACTGAAGACAGGGTGAAAATCCTTCAAGAGAGATTGCGGAAACTCAAAGAAAGTGAAGTGTCTGCAAGTTCTGCCGCAGCAGTTGAAAAGGCCCCACCTTCTACAGATAAGATTGCCAAATAG
- the LOC120002101 gene encoding pentatricopeptide repeat-containing protein At2g13420, mitochondrial-like yields MAIRSVTSLDISLRFVPSISSRFASSFSAQEHDTVSDSADHEQLRIDLPTLQHSTDADTLAQILLLHHNPFHAMESSLQLQGIAFSSNLFQQTLLRLRHNSKIAVSFFHYSLSLPSDEPLHSSASYNLLIDILGKVRQFDLAWQLIILMDQRKIAPTSVTFAIMIRRLIAAGLTRQAIRAFDDMEIFVKEKVDVDAFCFLLDTLCKYGYPKVADEIFNQRKWTFSPNVRMYTILIYGWCKINRIDRAERFLREMIAKGIEPNVVTYNVILNGVCRKSSLHPEWRFERTIWEAEKVFDEMRKRGIEPDVMSFNILLHVYSRAHKPQLTLDKLNLMKQMGISPTVATYTSVIKCLCSCGRLEDAEALLEEMTRNGVSPSAATYNSFFKEYRGRNYSENALKLYRRMKEEGLCSPSLNSYNILLSMFMKLNQMEVVKEIWDEMKVSDTGPDLDSYTLLIHGLCEKKKWKEACQFFVEMIEKGLLPQKVTFETLYRGLIQSDKLRTWRRLQKRLDEESITFRSEFQNYHLKPYRR; encoded by the coding sequence ATGGCGATTAGGTCAGTCACTTCACTAGACATTTCTCTTCGTTTCGTTCCCTCCATTTCATCTCGCTTCGCCTCCTCCTTCTCTGCCCAAGAACACGACACCGTTTCAGACTCCGCCGACCATGAACAACTCCGCATCGACCTCCCCACTCTCCAACACTCCACCGACGCCGACACGCTCGCTCAGattctcctcctccaccacaaTCCCTTCCACGCCATGGAATCCTCTCTCCAGCTCCAGGGCATTGCCTTCTCTTCTAACCTCTTCCAGCAAACTCTCCTCCGCCTCCGCCACAATTCCAAGATTGCCGTATCCTTCTTCCACTACTCCCTCTCCCTCCCTTCTGACGAGCCACTTCACTCCTCTGCCTCGTACAATCTTCTCATCGACATTCTCGGCAAGGTCCGCCAGTTTGATCTCGCTTGGCAGCTTATTATTCTCATGGACCAGCGAAAAATCGCGCCCACCTCCGTAACATTCGCTATTATGATTCGTAGACTAATCGCCGCGGGACTTACGCGACAGGCTATACGAGCGTTCGATGACATGGAGATCTTTGTTAAAGAGAAGGTCGATGTTGACGCCTTTTGTTTCCTCCTCGACACCTTGTGTAAGTATGGCTACCCGAAGGTTGCGGATGAGATTTTTAACCAGAGGAAGTGGACGTTTAGTCCCAATGTGAGGATGTATACTATTTTGATATACGGATGGTGCAAGATTAATAGGATTGACAGGGCTGAGAGATTTTTGAGAGAGATGATTGCGAAAGGGATCGAACCAAATGTGGTGACGTACAATGTGATCTTGAATGGGGTTTGTAGGAAGTCGAGTTTGCATCCAGAGTGGAGGTTCGAGAGGACTATTTGGGAAGCAGAGaaggtgttcgatgaaatgcgTAAGAGAGGGATTGAGCCAGATGTCATGAGTTTCAACATATTGCTTCATGTGTACAGTCGGGCCCATAAGCCGCAATTAACATTGGATAAGTTAAACTTGATGAAGCAGATGGGTATTTCTCCAACCGTGGCCACATATACTTCAGTCATCAAGTGTCTTTGTTCATGTGGGAGGCTTGAGGATGCCGAGGCGTTGCTCGAAGAGATGACGAGGAATGGGGTTAGTCCTTCTGCAGCAACTTATAACTCTTTCTTCAAGGAATACAGGGGAAGAAATTACTCAGAGAATGCCTTGAAATTGTATAGGAGGATGAAGGAGGAGGGTTTATGCTCCCCTAGTTTGAACTCATACAACATATTATTGAGCATGTTTATGAAGTTGAACCAAATGGAGGTTGTCAAGGAGATATGGGATGAAATGAAAGTGAGTGATACAGGGCCAGATTTGGATTCATATACATTATTGATTCATGGGTTATGTGAgaagaaaaaatggaaagaGGCTTGCCAGTTCTTTGTAGAGATGATAGAGAAGGGTTTGCTGCCTCAGAAGGTTACGTTTGAGACCTTGTACCGGGGCTTAATACAATCTGACAAGTTGAGAACCTGGAGAAGATTGCAGAAAAGGCTGGATGAAGAGTCAATAACATTTCGTTCTGAGTTCCAAAATTATCACTTGAAACCATATAGAAGATAA
- the LOC120002102 gene encoding uncharacterized protein LOC120002102, producing MPAPDPKTGRAFIWLVSCFLFISIAAGGTFLMLYMILPESESTSWLPIAGVFFVCLPWMFWFLTCFYRILSRACGFRVAIGGGGGGGERGGGGGNATQVVTTTGDQPAEVTVEADSLENDGRHVQFGPPVVLGGEDHEAGQQGNDTKMMRHSLSNSSDSSIASHESEMPLALSMAS from the coding sequence ATGCCTGCACCAGATCCTAAAACAGGACGCGCATTCATATGGCTCGTCTCTTGCTTTCTCTTCATCTCCATAGCTGCCGGAGGCACATTTCTCATGTTGTACATGATCCTCCCTGAATCTGAGTCCACATCTTGGCTTCCTATTGCTGGCGTCTTCTTTGTTTGCTTGCCTTGGATGTTTTGGTTCCTCACATGCTTCTACAGAATCCTTTCACGAGCCTGCGGATTCAGGGTCGCCATTGGCGGTGGTGGAGGCGGCGGTGaaagaggtggtggtggtggaaatgCGACTCAAGTTGTGACGACAACGGGGGATCAGCCTGCTGAAGTGACCGTAGAAGCTGATTCGCTGGAAAATGATGGTAGACACGTCCAATTCGGGCCTCCTGTGGTGTTGGGAGGGGAAGATCATGAAGCTGGACAACAAGGGAATGACACAAAGATGATGCGTCATTCATTGAGCAATTCAAGCGATTCCTCCATTGCTTCTCACGAAAGTGAAATGCCGTTGGCTTTATCAATGGCATCTTGA